The Urbifossiella limnaea genome has a window encoding:
- a CDS encoding AAA family ATPase has translation MSPTDPGLARLEVLREFKRRMPRADPDANVSPFDQRVSTAAGGAPGADVAGMHAEARAHVRDTITAVRAGRKQSQVVLLSGAAGVGKTHLLRTFQAAAAADELGHVFVGGSNHWSIDEFQARLLDWVIEAVTAPGPNDDHLLLQRVRAIGFRAVEHLLSNPMSWKAAAARPGGWWLGRAWGRWRRPSHERLKALADARDPAVFAHFDFAAFGNAVCDRFLAERANLMHRFALRVLLLYLFPDRPEDGVGTRERVLHWFRGRGDPDYFARRLGAKEQPDREYARFEAVKLLAHLFSPEVSRQLEGKPGECPPRVLLLTFDQAEGRNELFDAEGDWAKFFAHLSELYNTLPNVVVLFTMTLGLKTRLHATMERQFRDRILMDERFTLSLPTPEQVKGLYRERVAAWVRDDPVLRDRYAQLDEPYLPFTADEVVATAGNQAVRDALLALDAAFHARVRTVAVDPLIDYLFERNVRKAAEAAATEWQYTTDHLDTLRQLLAVIGPVVAAEAGVEVQHDESMKLDATPVVRLSVTRPGTAPGITVHLARLGRTYRNGLPGLVKEVLANRTKARTFLWLVRPLPIADPLDGVDDRYHDQITADVCPVEAESAFAALTAVCDRPDRYAEPAQRAALDALVRAEVGKTYLGKLLRFARVRLDALAGAAGPVPAGQD, from the coding sequence ATGTCGCCCACCGACCCCGGCCTGGCCCGGCTCGAGGTGCTCCGCGAGTTCAAGCGGCGGATGCCGCGGGCCGACCCCGACGCCAACGTTTCCCCGTTCGACCAGCGGGTGAGCACCGCCGCCGGCGGGGCGCCCGGGGCAGACGTGGCCGGGATGCACGCGGAGGCGCGGGCGCACGTCCGCGACACCATCACCGCCGTCCGCGCCGGGCGGAAGCAGTCGCAGGTCGTGCTCCTGTCCGGCGCCGCCGGCGTCGGCAAGACACACCTCCTCCGCACCTTCCAGGCGGCCGCGGCCGCGGACGAACTCGGGCACGTGTTCGTCGGCGGCTCGAACCACTGGTCGATCGACGAGTTCCAGGCCCGGCTCCTCGACTGGGTGATCGAGGCGGTCACCGCCCCCGGCCCGAACGACGACCACCTCCTCCTGCAGCGGGTCCGGGCGATCGGGTTCCGGGCCGTCGAGCACCTGCTGAGCAACCCGATGTCGTGGAAGGCGGCGGCCGCCCGGCCCGGCGGGTGGTGGCTCGGCCGGGCGTGGGGGCGGTGGCGGCGGCCGAGCCACGAGCGGCTCAAGGCCCTGGCCGACGCCCGCGACCCGGCGGTGTTCGCGCACTTCGACTTCGCCGCGTTCGGCAACGCGGTGTGCGACCGGTTCCTCGCCGAGCGGGCGAACCTGATGCACCGCTTCGCCTTGCGGGTGCTGCTCCTGTACCTGTTCCCCGACCGCCCGGAGGACGGGGTCGGGACGCGCGAGCGGGTGCTCCACTGGTTCCGCGGCCGGGGCGACCCGGACTACTTCGCCCGCCGCCTCGGGGCGAAGGAGCAGCCGGACCGCGAGTACGCCCGGTTCGAGGCCGTGAAGCTGCTCGCCCACCTGTTCTCACCGGAGGTGTCGCGGCAGCTGGAGGGGAAGCCGGGCGAGTGCCCGCCGCGGGTGCTGCTGCTCACGTTCGACCAGGCCGAGGGGCGGAACGAGTTGTTCGACGCCGAGGGCGACTGGGCCAAGTTCTTCGCCCACCTGAGCGAGCTGTACAACACGCTCCCGAACGTGGTCGTGCTGTTCACCATGACGCTCGGGCTGAAGACCCGGCTGCACGCGACCATGGAGCGGCAGTTCCGCGACCGCATCCTCATGGACGAGCGGTTCACCCTCTCGCTGCCGACCCCCGAGCAGGTGAAGGGGCTGTACCGCGAGCGCGTCGCCGCGTGGGTCCGCGACGACCCGGTCCTGCGGGACCGCTACGCCCAGCTGGACGAGCCGTACCTGCCGTTCACGGCCGACGAGGTGGTGGCGACGGCCGGCAACCAGGCCGTGCGCGACGCCCTGCTGGCGCTCGACGCGGCGTTCCACGCGCGGGTCCGGACGGTCGCGGTGGACCCGCTCATCGACTACCTGTTCGAGCGGAACGTGCGGAAGGCGGCGGAGGCGGCCGCGACCGAGTGGCAGTACACGACCGACCACCTCGACACCCTCCGGCAGCTGCTCGCGGTTATCGGCCCGGTCGTGGCGGCGGAGGCCGGCGTCGAGGTCCAGCACGACGAGTCGATGAAACTGGACGCCACGCCGGTGGTACGTCTGTCCGTCACCCGCCCCGGGACGGCTCCGGGGATCACCGTCCACCTCGCCCGGTTGGGGCGGACCTACAGGAACGGCTTGCCCGGGCTCGTCAAGGAAGTGCTGGCGAACCGGACGAAGGCCCGCACCTTCCTGTGGCTGGTCCGCCCGCTTCCGATCGCGGACCCCCTCGACGGCGTCGACGACCGCTACCACGACCAAATCACCGCCGACGTGTGCCCGGTGGAGGCGGAGTCGGCGTTCGCGGCGCTGACCGCGGTGTGCGACCGGCCCGACCGCTACGCCGAGCCCGCGCAGCGGGCGGCGCTCGACGCCCTGGTCCGCGCCGAGGTCGGCAAGACGTACCTCGGGAAGCTGCTCCGGTTCGCCCGGGTGCGGCTCGACGCC
- a CDS encoding NACHT domain-containing protein produces MGQASHPSKAHLDAQAISRFKKERVLLQLTEDQFRDLVVRPLMLRMGLEDGRDLCGPDEEGKDCVFFKADPIRKRIMYAVQTKRGPINMTRKATENVTEAQAQLRTALETSVSLVMPREKRKPDCVILCASGKINKAAREHIQAEINDTRLAFMGADEVINGLDEYYPEYWYGIEADKFPYYQRLKEELARQSETVSIVEQSDAGLAVCPITDESFVQLYLNRMTTVEKKVGRDTETVPDLEEIPIYGVLKGKPKLVMITGDAGSGKSTSLRRLAYSVATKALKDESASMVPVMMRCTEVEKSPHRLIEQAADATARLTPDRGASFNATDLAAGLVAILLDALDEVSSDEGRAGVIRKVKEFHQTHPTCLVVITSRRTPFVKETSELTGFTTYQISSFSMEQAERLVTTIVRDKSLPAVDMNETLRRIRDVHGVELNPLLVTIFVAISDYNRQDIPANITELFKKYTEMMLGRWDKQKGLAQQIHAPIKDFLLRSLAYLMHTRGDISIPVAECRALFERELASRDHRADVEVLFHEIVYRSGLLRIVGEDIEFRHMLLQEFFAGRAIPSAEHLTGLVSQPWWTKAIVFYFGENPDKCDSINGLLGRIPTADPVGVYTAATAVGLATQACYLSKVDDKLVSFRWVLRTLAEVKDRFIAQGGGDPEKRFPELMVYLGYYLHARDAVASHLMADLAASLLEAKPQTDEEQAVNETALFWALVGLIEVGQLPAVEDLLKKFRPTDRRHFLGIHMGCYLLANIRITTASTKDVARRICNKLTTKVRPYAYQIISDLKSMLIEVRRGKLEIFHDTPPRELALPGPEVEDEPEDKAPG; encoded by the coding sequence ATGGGACAGGCTTCCCACCCCAGTAAGGCTCACCTCGACGCCCAGGCCATTTCACGGTTCAAGAAGGAACGTGTCCTCCTCCAACTGACCGAGGATCAGTTCCGCGACCTCGTCGTGCGGCCGCTCATGCTCCGCATGGGGCTCGAGGACGGTCGCGATCTGTGCGGACCCGACGAAGAAGGCAAGGACTGTGTCTTCTTCAAGGCCGACCCGATCCGCAAGCGGATCATGTACGCGGTCCAGACGAAGCGCGGGCCGATCAACATGACCCGGAAGGCCACGGAGAACGTGACCGAGGCGCAGGCGCAGCTCCGCACCGCCCTCGAGACGAGCGTCAGCCTCGTCATGCCCCGCGAGAAGCGGAAACCCGACTGCGTGATCCTGTGCGCGAGCGGGAAAATCAACAAGGCCGCGCGGGAGCACATCCAGGCCGAGATCAACGACACCCGGCTGGCCTTCATGGGGGCCGACGAGGTCATCAACGGGCTGGACGAATACTACCCGGAGTACTGGTACGGCATCGAGGCCGACAAGTTCCCCTACTACCAGCGGCTCAAGGAGGAGCTCGCGCGGCAGAGCGAGACGGTGTCGATCGTCGAGCAGTCCGACGCGGGGCTGGCCGTGTGCCCGATCACGGACGAGTCGTTCGTCCAGCTCTACCTGAACCGGATGACGACCGTTGAGAAGAAGGTCGGGCGGGACACCGAAACCGTCCCCGACCTCGAGGAGATCCCGATCTACGGCGTCCTCAAGGGGAAGCCCAAACTCGTCATGATCACCGGCGACGCCGGCAGCGGGAAGTCCACCTCGCTCCGGCGGCTGGCCTACTCGGTCGCGACCAAGGCCCTCAAGGACGAGTCGGCGTCGATGGTCCCCGTGATGATGCGGTGTACGGAGGTGGAGAAGTCGCCGCACCGGCTGATCGAGCAGGCGGCGGACGCGACCGCGCGGCTCACCCCCGACCGCGGCGCGAGCTTCAACGCGACCGACCTGGCCGCCGGGCTCGTCGCGATCCTCCTCGACGCGCTCGACGAGGTGTCCAGCGACGAGGGCCGGGCCGGGGTGATCCGGAAGGTCAAGGAGTTCCACCAGACCCACCCGACCTGTTTGGTGGTGATCACCTCCCGGCGGACGCCGTTCGTCAAGGAAACCAGCGAGCTAACCGGGTTTACCACCTACCAGATCAGCTCGTTCAGCATGGAGCAGGCCGAGCGGCTGGTCACGACGATCGTCCGGGACAAGTCGCTCCCGGCGGTGGACATGAACGAGACGCTGCGGCGGATCCGGGACGTCCACGGGGTCGAGCTCAACCCGCTTCTGGTGACCATCTTCGTCGCGATCTCGGACTACAACCGGCAGGACATCCCCGCGAACATCACCGAGCTGTTCAAGAAGTACACCGAGATGATGCTCGGCCGGTGGGACAAGCAGAAGGGGCTGGCGCAGCAGATCCACGCCCCCATCAAAGACTTCCTGCTGCGGTCGCTCGCCTACCTCATGCACACGCGGGGCGACATCTCGATCCCGGTCGCCGAGTGCCGCGCCCTGTTCGAGCGGGAGTTGGCGAGCCGGGACCACCGGGCGGACGTGGAGGTCCTGTTCCACGAGATCGTCTACCGGTCGGGCCTCTTGCGGATCGTGGGGGAGGACATCGAGTTCCGCCACATGCTGCTGCAGGAGTTCTTCGCCGGGCGGGCGATCCCGTCGGCCGAGCACCTGACCGGGCTCGTCTCCCAGCCGTGGTGGACGAAGGCGATCGTGTTCTACTTCGGCGAGAATCCGGACAAGTGCGACTCGATCAACGGTCTGCTCGGGCGCATCCCGACGGCCGACCCGGTTGGGGTGTACACCGCGGCGACCGCCGTCGGCCTGGCCACCCAGGCGTGCTACCTGTCGAAGGTGGACGACAAGCTCGTCTCGTTCCGGTGGGTCCTGCGCACGCTGGCCGAGGTCAAGGACCGGTTCATCGCGCAAGGCGGCGGCGACCCGGAGAAGCGGTTCCCCGAGTTGATGGTCTACCTCGGCTACTACCTGCACGCCCGGGACGCGGTCGCGTCCCACCTGATGGCCGACCTGGCCGCTTCCCTGTTGGAGGCAAAGCCGCAAACGGACGAGGAGCAGGCGGTCAACGAGACGGCCCTCTTCTGGGCCCTCGTCGGGCTGATCGAGGTCGGCCAACTCCCGGCCGTGGAGGACCTCCTCAAGAAGTTCCGGCCGACCGACCGGCGGCACTTCTTGGGGATTCATATGGGCTGTTACCTCCTGGCGAACATCCGCATCACCACGGCGAGTACCAAGGACGTGGCCCGTCGGATCTGTAACAAGCTGACGACCAAGGTTCGGCCGTACGCGTACCAGATCATCAGTGACCTGAAGTCCATGCTGATCGAGGTCAGGAGGGGCAAGCTGGAGATTTTCCACGACACGCCGCCACGGGAGCTCGCACTACCCGGCCCCGAGGTAGAGGACGAGCCGGAGGATAAAGCGCCGGGGTAG
- a CDS encoding transposase: MLFGGVFERFLEESPLSVMSRATIEHALSASALDALFDRTAERGYTRELLFSTTVDLMTLVVGGKALHVQAAYRHLRDRVPVTLKCVYDKLRNIETGVSAGLVAHVSGRCEGLITALGGGCKSLLPGYRVRVLDGNHLAATQRRLGVTRGHTAGPLPGQSLVVLDPALMLVTDIVPCEDAHTQERALIDQIVPLVRERDVWVADRNFCTAEFLCEVAARRAYVVIRRHGNLSVEAEAGYGAEVATDRGWVGERRVWVCWGGARLVRLRQVRVRLRAPTADGDAEVEILTNLPAKVPAKKVAEIYLKRWKIEGAFHELTVALNCEVNTLGYPRAALFGFCVAVAAYNVLAVLKAALRAVHGEKKVQEEVSGYYLALEWAMVYAGMMIALPASEWEAFGPMPSPELAGHLREWAGKVDLGRIKKAPPRKPTRTATRRIKDKSPHVSTARLLDEGKKTRQAKVSRNP, encoded by the coding sequence ATGCTGTTCGGTGGGGTCTTCGAGCGGTTCCTAGAGGAGAGCCCGCTCAGCGTGATGTCCCGGGCGACCATCGAGCACGCCCTCTCGGCCTCGGCCCTCGACGCGCTGTTCGACCGGACCGCCGAGCGCGGGTACACCCGGGAGTTGCTGTTCTCCACGACGGTCGATCTGATGACCCTGGTGGTCGGCGGCAAGGCCCTCCACGTCCAGGCCGCCTACCGGCACCTGCGGGACCGCGTCCCGGTCACCCTCAAGTGCGTCTACGACAAGCTCCGGAACATCGAGACGGGCGTGTCCGCGGGGCTGGTCGCGCACGTGTCGGGCCGGTGCGAGGGGCTGATCACCGCGCTGGGCGGGGGGTGCAAGAGCCTGCTGCCGGGCTACCGGGTGCGGGTCCTCGACGGCAACCACCTGGCCGCCACCCAGCGGCGGCTGGGCGTCACCCGGGGGCACACCGCCGGCCCCTTGCCCGGGCAGAGTTTGGTCGTGCTCGACCCGGCCCTGATGCTGGTCACCGACATCGTCCCGTGCGAGGACGCCCACACCCAGGAGCGGGCGCTGATCGACCAGATTGTGCCGCTGGTGCGGGAGCGGGACGTGTGGGTCGCGGACCGCAACTTCTGCACGGCGGAGTTCCTGTGTGAGGTGGCCGCCCGGCGGGCCTACGTCGTCATCCGACGCCACGGGAACCTGAGCGTCGAGGCCGAAGCCGGGTACGGGGCCGAGGTCGCGACGGACCGGGGCTGGGTGGGCGAGCGGCGGGTCTGGGTCTGCTGGGGTGGGGCGCGGTTGGTGCGCCTGCGGCAGGTGCGGGTGCGGCTGCGGGCGCCGACCGCGGACGGGGACGCGGAGGTGGAGATCCTGACCAACCTGCCGGCGAAGGTGCCGGCCAAGAAGGTGGCCGAGATCTACCTCAAGCGGTGGAAGATCGAGGGGGCCTTCCACGAGTTGACAGTCGCCTTGAACTGTGAGGTGAACACCCTGGGGTACCCCAGGGCCGCGCTGTTCGGGTTCTGCGTGGCGGTGGCCGCGTACAACGTGCTGGCCGTACTGAAGGCGGCCCTGCGGGCGGTGCATGGTGAGAAGAAGGTGCAGGAGGAGGTGTCGGGGTATTACCTGGCGCTGGAGTGGGCGATGGTGTACGCGGGGATGATGATCGCCCTGCCCGCGTCGGAATGGGAGGCGTTCGGTCCGATGCCCAGCCCGGAGTTGGCCGGCCACCTCCGCGAGTGGGCGGGCAAGGTCGACCTTGGGAGGATCAAGAAAGCGCCGCCCCGGAAGCCGACGAGGACGGCGACCCGACGGATCAAGGACAAGAGCCCACATGTTTCCACGGCCCGGTTGCTCGACGAGGGGAAGAAGACCCGTCAGGCGAAAGTCAGCCGGAATCCGTGA
- a CDS encoding HEAT repeat domain-containing protein — protein MGFFDFFRKRSKPIEPPSPPLDVEQFVRNCYGGTLYTEYRKQTDPSVRAALGAKVAEQARETPNWRCEGAWLALNEVDQDALCEVVRSLLDSPDEPIRRRAKDALHKLTCVDTRSPLTAEICDVLQARIAPETDSLLRHWMVAFLRDTPDRLVALLRDPTYPADAKRFILAEGCIPGRLLLPLVDDEYVGPDVTAHILLPQNPQNDRYTELRPELLKRVLASPRLLPAALGAACERLRSDGRNYLGRDEVHAALMLAGLRHTDPEIRARTLAAFPDEELSDYAPDLYAVVAQALSDPDESVRAAAAAVLDRNMAAVERELATKHYRRAVDHLGRMNSPRAEALLGAHEKLRQRVADEVCVKGSPDDREIARRLSSLSSPVECGIVGEWLWKNGGHERMVRVCNSYGGNVRILEEYWDGIGTFQG, from the coding sequence GTGGGATTTTTTGACTTCTTCCGCAAGCGGTCGAAGCCGATTGAGCCGCCGAGTCCCCCACTGGATGTCGAGCAATTCGTGAGGAATTGCTACGGCGGCACACTCTACACCGAGTACCGCAAGCAGACCGATCCGTCCGTCCGGGCCGCGTTGGGGGCGAAGGTCGCCGAACAGGCGCGTGAAACTCCGAACTGGCGATGCGAAGGAGCGTGGCTCGCGCTTAACGAGGTCGATCAAGACGCCCTGTGCGAGGTCGTGCGGTCGCTGCTCGACAGCCCCGACGAGCCGATTCGCAGACGCGCGAAGGACGCGCTGCACAAGTTGACTTGTGTTGACACGCGCTCACCATTAACGGCCGAGATCTGCGACGTGCTGCAAGCGCGGATCGCACCCGAGACGGATTCGCTCCTCCGCCACTGGATGGTCGCGTTCCTGCGAGACACCCCTGACCGACTCGTCGCGTTGCTCCGCGACCCCACCTACCCTGCCGACGCCAAGCGGTTCATCCTCGCCGAGGGGTGCATCCCGGGCAGGCTGCTACTGCCGCTGGTCGATGACGAGTACGTCGGCCCGGATGTCACCGCGCACATTCTGCTGCCGCAGAATCCGCAGAATGACCGCTACACCGAGCTGCGCCCCGAACTCCTGAAGAGGGTCCTCGCGTCGCCCCGCCTGCTCCCGGCCGCGCTCGGGGCGGCGTGCGAGCGGCTGCGGAGCGACGGGCGAAACTACCTTGGGCGCGATGAAGTCCACGCCGCGCTTATGCTCGCCGGGTTGCGGCACACGGACCCCGAGATTCGCGCCCGCACGCTCGCCGCGTTCCCCGACGAAGAGCTGTCCGACTACGCCCCCGACCTCTACGCCGTCGTCGCGCAAGCCCTGTCCGATCCGGACGAATCCGTCCGCGCTGCGGCGGCCGCGGTTCTGGACCGGAACATGGCGGCGGTCGAGCGCGAGCTGGCCACGAAGCACTACCGCCGCGCCGTCGATCACCTCGGCCGGATGAACTCCCCGCGGGCCGAGGCGCTGCTCGGCGCGCACGAAAAACTGCGGCAGCGCGTGGCCGATGAGGTCTGTGTCAAGGGCAGCCCAGACGACCGCGAGATCGCCAGACGCCTGTCGTCGCTGTCGTCGCCGGTAGAGTGCGGCATTGTTGGCGAATGGCTGTGGAAGAATGGGGGGCATGAGCGGATGGTCCGAGTCTGCAACAGCTATGGCGGGAATGTCCGCATCCTTGAGGAATACTGGGACGGGATCGGCACGTTCCAGGGGTGA
- a CDS encoding WD40 repeat domain-containing protein, with translation MIEAIREFTIESEIHRAAFSPDGRWLALATKSGTTELWEIPTATPGPILHGHSDDVWTVSFAPDGRTIATGGGDGTVRIWNSIDGRERALFRGHSRAVTAAAFIPDGRRLVTSGWDHRLIVWDVAAGSPLANHDGGATLEIGGFSADGIRLLIGSDRNQAELWHSDAGRVRVLTGKNSDSTMSTAVSRRAPLAFTAEKGVRVPPGQPANWFTRVGVWDASAWRELRDFEVGARPHRGVWHLAASGDGRFILLGHSDGIVKVVRSATGEVGFERSVCFEPEAMSLSADDTVLVSTVGRRVQLWKVQVPHWEAPRKPWWRFW, from the coding sequence ATGATCGAAGCGATCCGCGAATTCACGATCGAGTCAGAGATACACCGCGCGGCCTTCTCGCCGGACGGCAGGTGGCTTGCCCTGGCCACCAAGAGCGGAACCACGGAACTCTGGGAGATCCCAACCGCGACTCCCGGGCCGATACTTCATGGGCATTCCGACGATGTCTGGACGGTCTCCTTTGCTCCCGACGGCCGCACCATCGCCACGGGGGGTGGGGACGGAACTGTCCGAATCTGGAACTCGATCGATGGCAGAGAGCGAGCCCTCTTTCGGGGGCATAGTCGCGCCGTCACCGCGGCAGCGTTCATCCCGGACGGACGGCGGTTGGTCACCTCCGGCTGGGATCACCGGCTCATCGTCTGGGACGTGGCCGCCGGTTCACCCCTGGCGAACCACGACGGCGGCGCCACTCTCGAAATCGGTGGTTTTTCGGCGGACGGGATAAGGCTCTTGATCGGCAGCGACCGCAACCAAGCCGAGTTGTGGCACTCGGACGCGGGGCGGGTGAGGGTACTGACGGGTAAGAACAGCGACAGTACGATGTCTACCGCCGTCAGCAGGCGCGCGCCGCTGGCCTTCACCGCCGAGAAGGGTGTGCGCGTGCCGCCGGGTCAGCCGGCCAACTGGTTCACCCGCGTCGGTGTGTGGGACGCCTCGGCTTGGCGGGAGTTGAGAGACTTCGAGGTCGGCGCCCGCCCGCACCGCGGCGTGTGGCACTTGGCCGCGTCCGGCGACGGACGGTTCATCCTGCTCGGCCATTCCGACGGGATCGTCAAGGTGGTGCGATCGGCCACGGGGGAGGTGGGGTTCGAGCGGTCGGTGTGCTTCGAACCCGAAGCCATGAGCTTGTCGGCCGATGATACCGTACTTGTAAGTACGGTCGGTCGGCGGGTGCAGTTATGGAAAGTGCAGGTCCCCCATTGGGAAGCGCCTCGCAAACCGTGGTGGCGGTTCTGGTAG
- a CDS encoding tetratricopeptide repeat protein, which produces MSRDRAKMLNDEGIRLAGGGNPRAGKEKLLEAIREDPTWGIPWNNLGVIYRDLGDPAEALRCLRKAIELNTFGGGPSPPPPPPPPAAPAGGGLFDNLMRGVETVAVRFDVDKIESAAYGAKCWEIFWEEFEPAELKTAVLHDGDSMASLRGHENVFCVAVQRLDPHLYDIVAEALGRNARFTAAAATPPFARGEAALAGLQSAGKIDAQGELIGADAVLARQGLGKVRVARRAAAPPVAAPARRDRARPASPRTKDLPAFDSADKLLSYSGGVFETRVKSPVTPEELCDVVERYADLLDVHVEEYACPVSEAMLWVGLFPKGAKVGKAFVGMFAHGSPAEALAACRSRVGDDPKEVASLAALLGIVGKWQRNFDGHGGADRDPAAATDRVEPADLWTRLDTRREALGIPLPTAASPPAAPPPPPAAPPISPILAAVALSDVLGELNRKAEARAAAPPAPPAPPAEEDLVRFNCARCGKRLKAPRAWGGKPTRCVKCGTPTRVPGG; this is translated from the coding sequence ATGAGCCGCGACCGCGCGAAGATGCTGAACGACGAGGGGATCCGGCTGGCCGGGGGCGGAAACCCGCGGGCCGGGAAGGAGAAGCTCCTGGAGGCGATCCGGGAGGACCCGACGTGGGGCATCCCGTGGAACAACCTCGGCGTCATCTACCGCGACCTAGGCGACCCCGCCGAGGCGCTGCGGTGCCTGCGGAAGGCGATCGAGTTGAACACCTTCGGGGGCGGCCCGTCCCCGCCACCGCCCCCGCCACCGCCGGCGGCCCCGGCGGGCGGGGGGCTGTTCGACAACCTGATGCGCGGGGTGGAGACGGTCGCGGTCCGGTTCGACGTGGACAAGATCGAGAGCGCCGCCTACGGGGCGAAGTGCTGGGAGATCTTCTGGGAGGAGTTCGAGCCGGCCGAGTTGAAGACGGCCGTGCTCCACGACGGCGACTCGATGGCGTCGTTACGTGGTCACGAGAACGTGTTCTGCGTCGCCGTCCAGCGGCTCGACCCGCACCTGTACGACATAGTCGCCGAGGCGCTGGGGCGGAACGCGCGGTTCACCGCGGCCGCCGCGACCCCCCCGTTCGCCCGCGGGGAGGCGGCGCTGGCCGGCCTCCAGTCCGCCGGGAAGATCGACGCGCAGGGGGAGTTGATCGGCGCCGACGCGGTCCTGGCCCGGCAGGGGCTCGGCAAGGTCCGGGTCGCCCGCCGCGCGGCCGCGCCGCCGGTCGCGGCCCCCGCCCGCCGCGACCGCGCCAGGCCGGCCTCCCCGCGGACGAAAGACCTCCCCGCCTTCGACTCCGCGGACAAACTCCTCTCGTACTCCGGCGGCGTGTTCGAGACGCGGGTCAAGTCGCCCGTCACCCCCGAGGAACTGTGCGACGTGGTGGAGCGGTACGCCGACCTCCTCGACGTCCACGTCGAGGAGTACGCCTGCCCGGTGTCGGAGGCGATGCTGTGGGTCGGGCTGTTCCCGAAGGGGGCGAAGGTGGGGAAGGCGTTCGTGGGCATGTTCGCTCACGGCTCGCCCGCAGAGGCGCTGGCCGCCTGCCGGTCCCGGGTCGGGGACGACCCGAAGGAGGTGGCCTCCCTCGCCGCTCTGCTAGGGATCGTCGGCAAGTGGCAGCGGAACTTCGACGGCCACGGCGGGGCAGACCGCGACCCCGCCGCCGCGACCGACCGCGTGGAACCGGCCGACCTGTGGACGCGACTCGACACCCGCCGGGAGGCGCTGGGCATCCCGCTCCCGACCGCGGCGTCCCCGCCGGCCGCGCCCCCGCCCCCTCCGGCCGCGCCACCGATCAGCCCGATCCTCGCCGCCGTGGCCCTGAGCGACGTGCTGGGCGAGCTGAACCGGAAGGCCGAGGCCCGCGCCGCCGCCCCGCCCGCCCCGCCGGCACCCCCCGCCGAGGAGGACCTGGTCCGCTTCAATTGCGCCCGCTGTGGAAAGCGGCTGAAGGCCCCGCGCGCCTGGGGGGGGAAGCCGACCCGGTGCGTGAAGTGCGGGACTCCCACGCGGGTCCCGGGTGGGTGA